The Glycine soja cultivar W05 chromosome 8, ASM419377v2, whole genome shotgun sequence genome has a window encoding:
- the LOC114424504 gene encoding G-type lectin S-receptor-like serine/threonine-protein kinase LECRK1 → MSSAIFLPFILSLSLSLSLLNGLDVIQLNTNITAGSNSTWKSPSGDFEFGFYDLRTGLFLVGIWFGKIPDRTLAWYFQSPPVEANSQIQFTSAGNLVVAYPNQTIAQTIYSGGAATSSYMQDDGNFVMKDSNSESVWQSFNSPSNTMLPGQTLQSTKVLYSKERGDSNYSLGKFMLQMQDDGNLVLKAYQWSGPAYWYNSTNTPNVNLEFNATSALMHFVNGSRSIYTLTKSTSTPVEDYYHRATIDENGNFQQYAYPRRNENDTTGWRRVWRAVEDPCRVNLVCGVYGLCTSPDNESVKCECIPGYIPLDHQDVSKGCHPPDTINYCAEKKFKVEVFGDTDFQFDNNFVRVYDVDLEGCKKSLMDDCNVIAATYNTSTRTCAKKRLPLLNARNSSSSKGQKALLKVPNSVDDGRSNKATNKKSFNVRIFLKVMLAVTATLACFFGALVVYYHPFTQRLARRKRYLNASAIGINFREFTFQELHEATDGFTRILGRGSSGKVYHGTLIIDDAVIGIAVKKLEKKIEKSESEFMTELKIIGRTHHRNLVRLLGFCIESSHRVLVYELMTNGALSSFLFGEGERPQWGQRIEMALGVARGLLYLHEECHTQIIHCDIKPQNVLLDSNHTAKIADFGLSKLLLKDQTRTSTNLRGTIGYMAPEWLKSAPITAKVDIYSFGVMLLEIICCRRHFESPHDANDSEDDDLVLSNLVLRSVVSRKLEVVVRHDSEVLNDFKRFEEMALVGLWCVHPNPALRPSMKHVMQMLNGTVEVGIPPLVYDQMMEDQGL, encoded by the coding sequence ATGTCTTCAGCTATCTTTCTTCCTTTCATACTTTCACTTTCACTTTCACTTTCACTTCTGAATGGCTTAGATGTCATACaattaaacacaaacatcacTGCCGGTTCAAATTCTACCTGGAAGTCACCCTCGGGCGATTTTGAATTCGGATTCTATGATCTTCGCACTGGTCTCTTTCTTGTGGGAATATGGTTTGGAAAAATCCCAGACAGAACTTTGGCATGGTACTTCCAGAGTCCCCCTGTGGAAGCAAATTCCCAAATCCAATTCACTTCTGCAGGAAACCTTGTGGTTGCATACCCGAACCAGACTATTGCTCAAACCATATACAGTGGTGGTGCTGCAACTTCTTCCTACATGCAAGATGACGGAAATTTTGTCATGAAGGACTCCAACTCGGAATCTGTCTGGCAGAGTTTCAATTCTCCTTCCAACACAATGTTACCAGGACAAACGTTGCAGAGTACCAAAGTTCTCTATTCCAAGGAGAGAGGAGATTCAAACTACTCATTGGGAAAATTCATGTTACAAATGCAAGACGATGGAAACTTGGTGCTAAAAGCGTACCAATGGTCTGGCCCTGCATACTGGTACAATTCAACCAACACCCCCAATGTGAATTTGGAGTTTAATGCTACCAGTGCTCTCATGCACTTTGTTAACGGCTCTAGGAGCATCTACACCTTAACAAAAAGCACTTCAACCCCCGTGGAAGATTACTATCACCGCGCTACAATAGATGAGAATGGAAATTTTCAGCAATATGCATATCCCAGACGAAACGAGAATGACACCACTGGGTGGAGGAGGGTTTGGAGAGCTGTGGAAGATCCCTGCAGAGTGAATCTTGTTTGTGGTGTTTATGGTTTGTGCACTTCTCCTGACAATGAATCAGTCAAGTGTGAGTGTATTCCGGGTTATATCCCATTGGATCATCAAGATGTGTCCAAAGGGTGTCACCCACCAGATACAATCAATTACTGTGCAGAGAAGAAGTTCAAGGTAGAGGTGTTTGGGGACACTGATTTCCAATTCGATAATAATTTTGTTCGCGTATATGATGTTGATTTGGAAGGTTGTAAGAAGTCTTTAATGGATGATTGTAATGTCATTGCTGCAACTTATAACACCTCCACCCGCACATGTGCCAAGAAGAGGTTGCCTTTGCTGAATGCTAGAAATAGCTCTTCTTCGAAGGGACAGAAAGCACTGCTTAAAGTTCCTAACAGTGTTGATGATGGGAGATCTAATAAAGCTACCAACAAAAAGAGCTTTAATGTAAGAATATTTTTGAAGGTTATGCTTGCAGTTACTGCCACTCTTGCATGTTTCTTTGGTGCCCTTGTTGTCTACTATCACCCTTTCACTCAGAGACTAGCAAGAAGAAAGCGGTATTTGAATGCAAGCGCTATTGGAATCAACTTCAGAGAATTCACCTTCCAGGAGCTGCATGAAGCAACAGATGGATTCACTAGGATTCTTGGAAGGGGTTCTTCGGGTAAAGTCTATCACGGAACTTTAATAATAGACGATGCAGTGATTGGTATTGCAGTAAAGAAACTggaaaagaaaattgagaaaagtGAGAGTGAATTCATGACTGAGCTCAAAATTATTGGCCGTACCCATCACAGAAATTTGGTGAGGCTTTTGGGCTTTTGCATTGAGAGTAGCCATCGAGTTCTTGTGTATGAGTTGATGACGAACGGAGCATTGTCAAGCTTTTTGTTTGGAGAGGGAGAAAGGCCTCAATGGGGTCAGAGGATCGAAATGGCTCTTGGAGTCGCACGAGGCTTACTATACCTGCACGAAGAGTGCCACACCCAAATCATACATTGTGATATCAAGCCCCAAAATGTGTTACTTGATTCCAATCACACAGCAAAGATAGCAGATTTTGGGCTTTCCAAGCTTTTGCTCAAAGATCAAACTAGAACAAGCACCAATTTAAGAGGGACAATAGGTTATATGGCACCTGAATGGCTAAAGAGCGCACCAATAACTGCCAAAGTTGATATATACAGTTTTGGGGTTATGTTATTGGAGATTATTTGTTGCAGGAGGCACTTCGAGTCTCCTCACGATGCAAACGACAGCGAAGATGATGATTTGGTTCTTTCAAATTTGGTTTTAAGGAGTGTGGTGTCTAGGAAGCTAGAGGTAGTGGTGAGACACGACTCAGAAGTGCTGAATGATTTCAAGAGGTTTGAAGAAATGGCATTGGTTGGACTATGGTGTGTTCATCCGAATCCGGCTCTTAGACCTTCAATGAAGCATGTGATGCAGATGCTAAATGGAACTGTGGAAGTTGGGATTCCTCCTTTGGTTTATGATCAGATGATGGAAGATCAGGGCTTGTAG